Proteins encoded within one genomic window of Flavobacterium gilvum:
- a CDS encoding tetratricopeptide repeat protein: MRIIHRIDDFLNTIFPEIQHNNNIINVLEKFYSYGTIKPKVVIDNEFVIIDIDIILITTQENDFRKVISYCENGNFVEAKPLLQNLIEQNPSNSEYHRILGQIYSDEGDQDEAINFLIDSLRWDSKNAYALVMMGNIFAKYKNDIDTALKYYDQALIVKPDDNITLNNIGANLLQLNKFEKAKKYFQKALGINDKYPNTYYALALISNEEGDLNSSFNYFIQTAKYSKKNDFFYKKGIEEALLISNKIFEENNDKNIFRNYRVFLEQKGGIEIEIEKDESISTPAKIEFAENYNRDKHIIKFKESVPAYDHLIMHELVHLDFVLDAKKEEKNLLYTTTLQHKNIFLKSIEPSLKKLKQRGISDQGINTYGSSLFDGVNSQIFNAPIDLFIENYLFNEYLDLRPFQFVSLLNLVQNGLKAVIDKQVLELTPKEVVSKTKIYNLVGAFQLRDLYAIDFISEYNASKLELDIANKFYNEYLEYRDDKKPAEEYELVQHWAEDLKLNEYFELIGEDQYRKRSNVDDFIDSLEKDPFGQDEKDPVKDLKMKTFLENQEEIGLNMAVVMFMVGAFEFFEGKSNEEIKKIAFEIAMQGTQGYDPNIKDYKLSSIANKSFSGYQILAYYYVSWAIAIPEMLSQLQLPFDKEYKLASTMYNTK; the protein is encoded by the coding sequence ATGAGAATAATCCATAGAATTGACGATTTTTTAAATACCATATTTCCAGAAATTCAACATAACAACAATATTATTAATGTTTTAGAGAAGTTTTATTCCTATGGAACGATTAAACCAAAAGTCGTTATTGATAATGAATTTGTTATTATTGACATAGATATAATTTTAATTACTACTCAGGAAAACGATTTTAGAAAAGTTATATCTTATTGTGAGAATGGAAATTTTGTTGAAGCAAAACCATTATTACAAAATTTGATTGAGCAAAACCCATCCAATTCCGAATATCATAGAATTCTTGGTCAAATTTATTCAGATGAAGGTGACCAAGATGAAGCAATTAATTTTCTTATCGATTCTTTAAGATGGGATTCTAAAAATGCCTATGCTTTAGTAATGATGGGAAATATATTTGCAAAATACAAGAACGATATTGATACTGCATTAAAATACTATGACCAAGCATTAATTGTAAAACCCGATGATAATATTACCTTAAATAATATCGGAGCAAATTTACTACAGCTAAATAAATTTGAAAAGGCAAAAAAATATTTCCAAAAGGCTTTGGGTATAAATGATAAGTATCCAAATACTTATTATGCTCTAGCATTGATTTCAAATGAAGAAGGTGATTTAAATTCCTCTTTCAATTATTTTATTCAAACGGCTAAGTATTCAAAGAAAAATGATTTTTTTTATAAAAAAGGAATAGAGGAAGCTCTCCTAATTTCAAACAAAATTTTTGAAGAAAATAATGACAAAAATATTTTCAGAAATTATCGTGTATTCCTTGAGCAAAAAGGAGGTATTGAAATTGAAATTGAAAAAGATGAATCAATTTCAACTCCAGCTAAAATTGAATTTGCCGAAAATTATAACAGGGATAAACACATAATAAAGTTTAAAGAATCCGTTCCTGCTTATGACCATTTAATAATGCATGAATTAGTTCATTTAGATTTTGTTTTAGATGCAAAGAAAGAAGAGAAAAATCTATTATACACCACAACATTACAACATAAAAATATTTTTTTAAAAAGCATAGAACCTTCTCTTAAAAAATTAAAGCAAAGAGGGATTTCTGACCAAGGTATTAATACTTATGGGTCAAGTCTTTTTGATGGAGTTAACTCTCAAATATTTAATGCACCAATTGACCTTTTTATTGAGAACTATTTATTTAATGAATATCTAGATTTAAGACCTTTTCAATTTGTTTCGTTATTAAATCTTGTGCAAAATGGATTAAAAGCTGTTATAGATAAACAAGTCCTAGAATTGACACCCAAGGAAGTGGTATCGAAAACTAAAATATACAATTTAGTTGGTGCTTTTCAATTAAGAGATTTATATGCTATAGATTTTATTAGCGAATATAATGCAAGTAAATTAGAGTTAGATATTGCAAATAAATTTTACAATGAATACCTTGAGTATAGGGATGATAAAAAACCTGCGGAAGAGTATGAATTAGTTCAGCACTGGGCTGAAGATTTAAAACTAAACGAATACTTTGAACTTATTGGTGAAGACCAATATAGAAAAAGGAGCAATGTTGATGATTTTATTGATTCATTAGAAAAAGACCCTTTTGGGCAGGATGAAAAAGACCCTGTCAAAGACCTGAAAATGAAAACTTTTCTGGAAAATCAAGAAGAAATTGGACTTAATATGGCTGTTGTTATGTTTATGGTCGGTGCTTTTGAGTTTTTTGAAGGTAAATCTAATGAAGAAATTAAAAAAATTGCTTTCGAAATAGCTATGCAAGGTACACAAGGATATGACCCTAATATAAAGGATTATAAATTAAGTTCTATAGCTAATAAATCGTTTTCAGGCTATCAGATATTGGCATATTACTATGTTAGTTGGGCTATTGCAATTCCAGAAATGTTATCCCAGTTACAACTTCCATTTGACAAAGAGTATAAATTAGCATCGACCATGTATAATACTAAGTAA
- a CDS encoding nucleotide pyrophosphohydrolase, with protein sequence MSDFKEIIDSLKKFRDERDWEQFHNPKDLSLAISIEASELLELFLWKKAEDANIEKIKDELADVFSFAFLLADKYNLDIKDIVLNKINQNALKYPVAKSKGTAKKYNEL encoded by the coding sequence ATGAGTGATTTTAAAGAAATAATCGATTCCTTAAAAAAGTTTAGAGATGAAAGAGATTGGGAACAATTTCATAATCCAAAAGATTTATCATTAGCAATTTCTATTGAAGCCTCTGAATTACTTGAGTTATTTTTATGGAAAAAAGCAGAAGACGCAAATATTGAAAAAATCAAAGACGAATTAGCAGATGTTTTTTCATTTGCATTTCTATTAGCTGATAAATATAATTTGGATATTAAGGATATTGTACTAAATAAAATTAATCAAAATGCTCTCAAATATCCTGTAGCCAAATCAAAAGGGACAGCCAAAAAATACAATGAATTATGA
- a CDS encoding DUF2075 domain-containing protein has translation MIVYQNSKKSFIEDVISNNIENVIHDFFQQKLGQKTTSGEISSWKNSMQYMNNVLNDAEIPNDAGVIIEYQIPQTSKRIDFILTGQDEYEKTYAILIELKQWSEAEITDKEAIVTTFVGKRYREATHPSYQVWSYASLLEGFNEAVYTSDIILKPCAYLHNYTSDNKIDNIIYKEYIDKAPLFFKNDTYKLRDFIKQFVKFGDKKNIMFEIDGGRIRPSKNLADNLSSMLKGNNEFLMIDDQKVVYENALALAKKATFNNKQVLIVQGGPGTGKSVVAINLLVKLTSQKLLAQYVTKNAAPRAVYETKLKGSFRKSEITNFFTSSGSFINTMPNIFDALIVDEAHRLNAKSGMFKNLGENQIKEIIHSSKFSIFFIDENQKVAIHDIGEIDEIIKLAKEQNAEVTKLELNSQFRCNGSDGYLAWLDYILQIRETANTSLDSEEYDFKVFDNPSELRDSIFEKNLINNKARLVAGYCWPWLSKKDFNAKDIIFPEFDFAMKWNLTEDGMKWVIQPESVNEIGCIHTCQGLEVDYIGIIVGEDLTVRNGIVMVDPSKRDSNDSTIRGYKSMMKSNQEYTKELMRNIIKNTYRTLMTRGMKGCYIYCVDKETNQYFKDLIKSNTLIDLVNVNRAF, from the coding sequence ATGATTGTTTATCAGAACTCAAAAAAATCATTTATTGAAGATGTAATTTCAAATAATATAGAAAATGTAATTCATGATTTTTTTCAACAAAAACTTGGTCAAAAAACTACAAGTGGTGAAATCAGTTCATGGAAAAATTCCATGCAATATATGAATAATGTTTTAAATGATGCAGAAATACCAAATGATGCAGGTGTGATAATAGAGTATCAAATACCTCAAACTTCAAAAAGAATAGATTTTATTTTAACAGGACAAGATGAATATGAAAAAACCTATGCTATTCTTATTGAGTTAAAACAATGGTCTGAGGCTGAAATAACGGACAAAGAGGCTATAGTTACTACTTTTGTGGGTAAAAGATATCGTGAGGCCACTCATCCATCATACCAAGTATGGTCATATGCTTCTTTATTGGAAGGTTTTAATGAAGCTGTATATACTTCAGATATAATCCTAAAACCATGTGCATATCTTCATAATTATACATCTGATAATAAAATCGACAATATAATTTATAAAGAATACATAGATAAAGCCCCTTTGTTTTTTAAAAACGATACTTATAAGTTGAGGGATTTTATTAAGCAGTTTGTTAAATTTGGTGACAAGAAAAACATTATGTTTGAAATTGATGGTGGTAGAATACGACCATCGAAGAATTTAGCTGATAATCTATCCTCAATGCTCAAAGGTAATAATGAATTTCTAATGATTGACGACCAAAAAGTTGTTTATGAAAATGCGTTAGCATTGGCAAAAAAAGCTACTTTTAATAATAAACAGGTACTGATTGTTCAAGGAGGTCCTGGAACTGGGAAATCAGTTGTTGCAATAAACTTGCTTGTAAAATTAACTAGTCAGAAGCTTTTAGCTCAGTATGTTACTAAAAACGCAGCTCCTAGAGCTGTATATGAGACTAAATTAAAAGGTTCTTTTAGAAAGTCTGAAATAACTAATTTCTTTACAAGTTCGGGTTCTTTTATTAATACTATGCCCAATATTTTTGATGCTTTAATTGTTGATGAAGCACATAGATTAAATGCTAAATCTGGAATGTTTAAGAATCTTGGCGAAAACCAAATTAAAGAGATAATTCATTCGTCTAAATTTTCTATTTTCTTTATTGATGAAAACCAAAAAGTAGCCATTCACGATATTGGAGAAATAGATGAAATAATAAAACTAGCAAAAGAACAAAATGCAGAAGTAACAAAATTGGAACTTAATTCTCAATTTAGATGTAATGGTTCTGATGGATATTTAGCTTGGCTAGATTATATTTTACAAATTAGAGAAACTGCAAATACTTCACTTGATAGTGAAGAATATGATTTTAAAGTTTTTGATAATCCTTCAGAATTAAGAGATTCAATTTTTGAAAAAAATCTTATCAATAATAAAGCTAGATTAGTTGCAGGTTATTGTTGGCCATGGTTAAGTAAAAAGGATTTTAATGCTAAAGATATTATTTTTCCTGAGTTTGATTTTGCAATGAAATGGAATCTAACGGAAGATGGAATGAAATGGGTTATTCAACCCGAATCGGTTAACGAAATAGGTTGTATACACACATGTCAAGGATTGGAAGTTGATTATATCGGAATTATAGTAGGTGAAGATTTAACAGTTAGAAATGGGATTGTTATGGTTGACCCTTCAAAAAGAGATTCTAATGACAGTACAATTCGAGGTTATAAATCTATGATGAAATCGAATCAGGAATACACGAAAGAATTAATGAGAAATATTATAAAGAATACATATAGGACTTTAATGACTCGTGGAATGAAAGGCTGTTATATTTATTGTGTTGATAAAGAAACGAATCAATATTTTAAGGACTTAATAAAATCTAATACTTTAATCGATTTGGTAAATGTTAATAGAGCATTCTAA
- the istA gene encoding IS21 family transposase: protein MANKITDMSKIRKVIKFYCDGKSKLFISSYLSLSRNTVKKYISLFEVLGLNFEFIDKKTDAELELLFSQTTVESISPKLQTLHNYFPKMERELKKVGVTIQHMWEQYAAINPDGYRSSQFAHYYKVWSKQVNPVMHMNHKSGDKMYVDYAGKTLSIIDSDTGEIKEVQFFVAILGASQYTYAEASMSQQKEDFVTSVENAMRFFEGTPAAIVPDNLKSAVIKSSRFEPTINETLADLAEHYETTILPTRAYKPRDKSLVEGAVKILYRRIYVTLKETKFFSLEELNQQIWDLLDIHNNRKLTGRPYSRKELFVEDEKQKLRPLPQERFEIKYQSFATVMQNGHVQLSQDKNYYSVPYQYVKKKTKLLYTRSTVEIYYKYNRIAVHQRNYKPYVYTTTPEHLASSHQFVAQWSAARFIDWAGSIDESVGEYIMQIIESRNHPEQAYKSCLGILNFEKKVGKQRLINACKRALDFRIYNFKTIQNILENNLDRIDLEQEPEHELPNHGNIRGKQYYN, encoded by the coding sequence ATGGCAAACAAAATAACAGACATGAGTAAAATTAGAAAAGTAATTAAATTCTATTGTGATGGAAAAAGTAAGTTATTTATAAGTAGCTACTTATCCCTTTCTAGGAATACGGTAAAGAAGTATATTTCTTTATTTGAAGTTCTCGGATTAAACTTTGAATTTATTGATAAAAAAACAGATGCTGAACTAGAACTTTTGTTTTCACAGACTACTGTGGAATCAATTAGTCCCAAATTACAAACACTCCATAATTATTTTCCTAAAATGGAGCGTGAGCTAAAAAAAGTTGGCGTTACCATACAACATATGTGGGAACAATATGCTGCCATAAACCCTGATGGTTACAGGAGTTCTCAATTTGCTCATTATTACAAAGTATGGAGTAAACAAGTCAATCCAGTGATGCATATGAATCATAAATCCGGTGATAAAATGTATGTTGATTATGCTGGAAAAACACTATCCATTATTGATAGCGACACTGGAGAAATCAAAGAAGTACAATTCTTTGTGGCTATATTAGGGGCTAGTCAATACACCTATGCTGAAGCTTCTATGAGCCAGCAAAAGGAAGATTTTGTTACTTCTGTAGAAAATGCCATGCGCTTTTTTGAAGGCACTCCTGCAGCAATTGTTCCAGATAATTTAAAATCTGCAGTAATAAAAAGCAGTCGTTTTGAGCCAACAATTAATGAAACTTTAGCCGACTTAGCGGAACATTACGAAACTACAATCTTGCCAACTAGAGCTTATAAACCTAGAGATAAGTCATTAGTTGAAGGGGCTGTAAAGATATTATACAGAAGAATTTATGTAACACTAAAAGAAACCAAATTCTTTTCTCTAGAAGAATTAAACCAACAGATATGGGATTTATTAGACATTCATAATAATCGAAAACTAACAGGTCGTCCTTACTCACGAAAAGAATTGTTTGTAGAAGATGAGAAACAAAAACTGCGTCCACTACCACAAGAACGCTTTGAAATCAAATATCAATCCTTTGCAACGGTAATGCAAAATGGTCATGTCCAATTAAGTCAAGACAAAAATTATTACAGCGTTCCGTATCAATATGTAAAGAAAAAAACGAAACTCTTGTACACAAGATCAACCGTAGAGATCTATTATAAATACAATCGAATAGCGGTTCATCAGCGAAATTACAAACCTTATGTCTATACCACAACTCCAGAACATTTAGCCAGTTCACATCAGTTTGTAGCTCAGTGGAGTGCTGCTCGATTCATTGATTGGGCAGGTAGTATTGATGAGTCAGTAGGAGAATATATTATGCAGATAATCGAAAGCAGAAACCATCCTGAACAGGCTTATAAAAGTTGTTTAGGAATACTAAACTTTGAAAAAAAGGTTGGTAAGCAGCGATTAATAAATGCCTGTAAACGAGCGCTTGACTTTAGAATTTACAATTTTAAGACCATCCAAAATATTTTAGAAAACAACTTAGATCGTATTGATTTAGAACAGGAACCTGAGCATGAACTTCCGAACCACGGAAACATAAGAGGCAAACAGTATTATAATTAA
- the istB gene encoding IS21-like element helper ATPase IstB: MNESTVTKMRQMKLYGMFNAFKTAIESGRTDHYTLDQFVSMIIDAEWDERHNRRIERSIKNAKFHYKSNIENVNFDVSRNLDRNTVLRLAECEFVEKNENILITGSTGVGKSYLGTALGYQACIHGYKVSYFNTSKLFAKLKMAKADGSYLRELAKIERQDVIILDDFGLQALDSQNRITLLEIIEDRHNNGSIIVTSQIPVQGWYDIIGEKTIADAILDRLIHQAHRLELHGESMRKKRGINKE; the protein is encoded by the coding sequence ATGAATGAATCCACAGTAACAAAAATGAGACAAATGAAACTTTACGGAATGTTTAATGCTTTTAAAACAGCGATTGAAAGCGGAAGAACAGACCACTACACACTCGATCAATTTGTATCGATGATTATTGATGCTGAATGGGACGAAAGGCACAATCGTCGTATAGAACGCAGTATAAAGAATGCTAAATTCCATTACAAATCAAATATTGAAAATGTCAATTTTGATGTATCCCGCAATCTTGACCGGAATACAGTTCTTCGTCTGGCAGAATGCGAATTTGTTGAAAAAAATGAAAACATCTTAATCACAGGAAGTACAGGTGTAGGCAAAAGTTATTTAGGTACCGCATTGGGTTACCAAGCCTGTATTCATGGCTATAAAGTAAGCTATTTTAATACTTCGAAGCTGTTTGCTAAATTAAAAATGGCCAAAGCAGATGGTTCTTACCTAAGAGAACTTGCCAAAATTGAAAGGCAAGACGTTATCATACTTGACGATTTTGGACTCCAGGCATTAGATAGTCAAAACCGAATTACACTTTTGGAGATTATTGAAGACAGGCATAATAACGGTTCTATAATTGTTACATCGCAAATTCCTGTACAAGGTTGGTATGATATAATTGGCGAAAAAACTATAGCTGACGCAATTTTGGATAGACTTATACATCAAGCCCACAGACTCGAATTGCATGGGGAATCTATGAGAAAGAAAAGAGGAATAAACAAGGAATAA
- a CDS encoding GDSL-type esterase/lipase family protein, with translation MKKIFGIVVVSLFFLSSQVNAQHKIRIACIGNSITYGATLPNPEKDSYPGQLQNMLGDGYEVMNFGVSGKTVIRNGDNSYVSTKKYEEALQSNPDIVTIKLGTNDSRLPYRLKLDSNFIDDYKALIHSFQQLPSKPKVILLLPVSSFLKDSERQTDEVIVNQVIPKIRQVAYEEKLEMIDLHSITADKESLFPDKLHPSVLGETILAKRIYESVVSKKKMDFDIFSKIKEEKKNSSFYGYDCVDFIFKGRNCKVVKPRFSASGLPWVWRARFFGIEPQADIALLDRGFHLVYCDVAELFGNQEAIDCWNAFYEKMHGAGLSKKVCLEGFSRGGIYVYRWAVTNPKKVACIYADAPVLDLKSWPGGKGKSKGSQEVWEIFKKDFGLSSEEAAMDFKGNPIDLVPQIVKAGFPMLHVVGDADDVVPVDENTKIFEERVKALGGNIMVIHKQDVKHHPHSLKNPQPIVDFILHSVKF, from the coding sequence ATGAAAAAAATATTTGGAATAGTTGTAGTTTCTTTGTTTTTTCTTAGTTCACAAGTCAATGCACAGCATAAAATTAGAATAGCTTGTATCGGAAATAGTATTACTTATGGGGCAACACTTCCGAATCCAGAGAAAGATTCTTACCCTGGTCAATTACAAAATATGCTTGGTGACGGCTATGAAGTGATGAACTTTGGAGTGTCTGGTAAGACAGTGATTCGTAATGGAGATAATTCCTATGTATCAACCAAAAAATATGAAGAAGCACTGCAAAGCAATCCAGATATAGTGACAATCAAGTTGGGAACAAACGATAGTCGTTTGCCTTATCGTTTGAAATTAGATAGCAATTTTATTGATGATTACAAAGCTTTAATACATTCCTTTCAGCAGTTGCCATCAAAACCTAAAGTTATTTTATTACTACCTGTAAGTTCGTTTCTTAAAGATTCTGAAAGGCAAACTGACGAAGTGATTGTAAATCAAGTGATTCCTAAAATACGTCAAGTGGCTTATGAAGAAAAATTAGAAATGATTGATTTGCATTCTATTACTGCAGACAAAGAATCTCTTTTTCCTGATAAATTGCATCCTTCTGTTTTAGGAGAAACTATTTTGGCAAAACGCATTTATGAATCCGTAGTTAGCAAAAAGAAAATGGACTTTGATATTTTTTCAAAAATAAAAGAAGAGAAAAAAAACAGTTCTTTTTATGGTTATGACTGTGTTGATTTTATCTTTAAAGGAAGGAATTGTAAAGTGGTAAAACCACGATTTTCAGCTTCAGGATTACCTTGGGTTTGGCGAGCCCGTTTTTTTGGAATAGAACCACAAGCTGATATAGCATTACTGGATAGAGGATTTCATTTGGTTTATTGTGATGTTGCCGAGTTGTTTGGAAATCAAGAGGCAATAGATTGTTGGAATGCTTTTTATGAGAAAATGCATGGTGCGGGTTTGTCCAAAAAAGTCTGCCTTGAAGGATTTAGCAGGGGCGGAATATATGTTTATCGATGGGCTGTGACAAACCCCAAAAAGGTAGCTTGTATTTATGCCGATGCCCCGGTACTTGATCTTAAGAGCTGGCCAGGCGGAAAGGGTAAAAGCAAAGGGAGTCAAGAGGTTTGGGAAATATTCAAAAAGGATTTTGGACTTTCATCTGAAGAAGCCGCAATGGATTTTAAAGGCAATCCAATTGATTTAGTGCCACAGATTGTGAAAGCTGGTTTTCCAATGTTGCATGTAGTAGGAGATGCAGATGATGTGGTTCCAGTAGATGAAAACACAAAGATTTTTGAAGAAAGGGTAAAAGCGTTAGGCGGAAATATTATGGTTATCCACAAACAGGATGTAAAACACCACCCACATAGTCTTAAAAATCCGCAACCTATAGTAGATTTTATCTTGCACTCAGTCAAGTTCTGA
- a CDS encoding glycoside hydrolase family 31 protein — MKKIVITILFFTFSIPLFSADFERTKLGIKANIQSMDVEVQFYNPHIVRIVKSQEGFVFKKESLSVIKTPQVVNLIVNQQGDIVSLKSEFIQVTLDLKTGKVSFYDLSGKALFTEKDYGTQFTPIKDVDKKTFTVRQAFLLDKDEAIYGLGQQQEGKMNQRGQKLLLRNENTKICIPFIQSTKGYGVFWDNYSPTKFVDNPQEMSLESEVGDGLDYYFLYGKNADGVIAKMRDLTGQSPLLPLWTLGFWQSRERYTSQEEIVGVVEKFRKLGVPLDGIIQDWQYWGGNGNWNSMNFDNPKFSEPQKMIDRIHQLNAHYMISVWASFGRDTKQFSELKEKKSLLNFETYPKEATPYDPYNPEARNLYWEYLSKGLFAKGVDAWWMDSTEPDRTFTRDSDLDVPTHLGTFRSVYNAFPLQTVGGVYDHQRKAASNKRVFILTRSAFAGQQRYGANSWSGDIHGRWDVLRKQIPAGLNFSLCGIPYWNTDIGGFSVDYKGGIKNVAYRELYVRWLQFGTFMPMMRSHGTSTPREIYMFGQKGDWAYDAQEKFINLRYRLLPYNYSTAWDVTNQSGSMMRALVMDFSQDKKVYDINDEYMFGKSLLIAPVTESMYVKNENDKSEEDFSQIKSKQVYLPEGTSWYDFWTGAQFSGGQTISKEVPVDIMPIYVKAGTILPVGPKVQYATEKKWDNLELYVYPGADGEFTLYEDENDNYNYEKGAFSTIKINWNDKEQTLTIENRKGSFPGMLKTRNFNISLITKGKSTADFSAKTDKAVTYKGKEIVIKLK, encoded by the coding sequence ATGAAGAAAATAGTTATTACCATATTGTTTTTTACGTTTTCCATTCCACTATTTTCGGCTGATTTTGAGCGAACAAAATTGGGAATAAAAGCAAACATTCAATCCATGGATGTTGAGGTTCAATTTTATAATCCACATATTGTAAGGATCGTAAAATCGCAAGAAGGTTTTGTATTCAAAAAAGAAAGTCTTTCGGTTATCAAAACCCCGCAAGTAGTAAATTTAATTGTAAATCAACAAGGAGATATTGTTTCATTGAAAAGTGAGTTTATACAAGTCACTTTGGATTTAAAGACAGGTAAAGTTTCATTTTATGATTTAAGCGGAAAAGCTTTGTTTACCGAAAAAGATTATGGCACTCAATTTACCCCGATAAAAGATGTTGATAAAAAAACTTTTACCGTAAGACAAGCCTTTTTATTGGATAAAGACGAAGCTATTTATGGTTTAGGGCAACAACAGGAAGGGAAAATGAACCAAAGGGGACAAAAATTACTTTTGCGTAATGAAAATACAAAAATTTGTATTCCTTTTATTCAATCGACAAAAGGTTATGGTGTGTTTTGGGATAATTATTCGCCTACAAAATTTGTTGATAATCCACAGGAAATGTCTTTGGAATCGGAGGTAGGTGATGGTTTGGATTATTATTTCCTTTATGGAAAAAATGCTGATGGGGTCATTGCCAAGATGCGTGACTTAACAGGACAATCTCCATTATTACCCTTGTGGACACTTGGGTTTTGGCAATCACGTGAGCGTTATACCAGTCAGGAAGAGATTGTTGGAGTGGTAGAAAAATTTCGTAAACTAGGTGTTCCTCTTGACGGAATTATTCAGGATTGGCAATATTGGGGAGGGAATGGGAATTGGAATTCCATGAATTTTGATAATCCTAAATTCTCAGAGCCACAAAAAATGATAGACAGAATTCATCAGTTAAATGCACATTATATGATTTCTGTTTGGGCTTCATTTGGACGAGATACCAAACAATTTTCAGAATTGAAAGAAAAAAAATCATTACTTAATTTTGAAACCTATCCAAAGGAAGCCACGCCTTATGATCCTTATAACCCTGAAGCGCGAAATCTTTATTGGGAATACTTAAGCAAGGGATTGTTTGCAAAAGGAGTAGACGCTTGGTGGATGGATTCTACGGAGCCAGATCGTACTTTTACAAGAGATAGCGATCTTGATGTGCCTACTCATTTAGGAACCTTCCGTAGTGTTTACAATGCATTTCCCTTGCAAACTGTGGGTGGAGTATATGATCATCAACGAAAAGCAGCTTCAAATAAAAGGGTTTTTATCTTAACTCGTTCCGCTTTTGCCGGACAACAACGCTATGGAGCCAATAGCTGGTCTGGAGATATTCATGGTCGTTGGGATGTCCTTCGCAAACAAATTCCGGCAGGACTTAATTTTTCACTCTGCGGTATTCCATACTGGAATACAGATATTGGCGGTTTTTCTGTAGATTATAAAGGAGGGATAAAAAATGTGGCTTATAGAGAACTCTATGTCCGTTGGTTGCAATTTGGAACATTTATGCCCATGATGAGGTCGCATGGAACAAGTACGCCTCGTGAGATTTATATGTTTGGTCAAAAAGGGGATTGGGCCTATGATGCACAGGAAAAATTCATCAACCTGCGTTACCGTTTATTGCCTTATAATTATTCGACAGCTTGGGATGTGACCAATCAATCTGGTTCGATGATGCGTGCTTTGGTTATGGATTTTAGCCAAGATAAAAAAGTATATGATATCAATGATGAATATATGTTCGGAAAATCTTTATTGATTGCACCCGTTACCGAATCCATGTACGTTAAGAATGAAAATGATAAAAGTGAGGAAGATTTTAGCCAAATAAAATCAAAGCAAGTTTACTTACCAGAGGGGACAAGTTGGTATGATTTCTGGACTGGAGCACAATTTTCGGGAGGACAAACCATCAGCAAAGAAGTTCCTGTCGATATCATGCCTATTTATGTAAAAGCAGGTACAATTCTGCCAGTTGGTCCAAAAGTGCAATATGCTACTGAGAAAAAATGGGACAATCTAGAATTATATGTTTATCCCGGAGCAGATGGAGAATTTACACTTTACGAAGATGAAAATGATAATTACAATTATGAAAAAGGTGCTTTTTCGACCATAAAGATAAATTGGAATGACAAAGAACAAACGCTGACAATTGAAAATCGTAAAGGCAGTTTTCCAGGAATGTTGAAAACCCGAAATTTTAATATTTCTCTAATTACCAAAGGGAAATCTACAGCTGATTTTTCTGCAAAAACAGATAAGGCGGTTACCTATAAAGGCAAAGAAATTGTAATAAAACTGAAATAA